The following are from one region of the Haloactinomyces albus genome:
- a CDS encoding NAD(P)/FAD-dependent oxidoreductase gives MRADGTDGVPGSAVVVGAGVVGLSTAWFLQEHGVEVTVLDRSGVAAGASWGNAGYLSPALSVPLPEPGVLRYGLRSLLDRDAPLYVPATADPGLWSFLAKFARHCTMRSWQRSMRSYVPVNSEGLEAFDALAAGGVQASTTKAPITAAFEKPEQSSGLRHEAELIRRAGQELEVTDVTPAETGIPQLSSRITTVLRLEGQRYIDPGEFVRALARSVEARGGEIRTGFTAEGIDRSAGRVIVRSSAGKRVSAETAVLANGAWLEQLAKPLGVRTPVRAGRGYSFTVPTEQPVPGPIYLPAARVACTPYQGGLRVAGTMEFRSADAALDRNRIEAVVRSARPLLDGVSWQDRHDEWVGPRPVTPDGLPLIGASSMPGVFIAGGHGMWGVTLGPLTGRLLAEQIGSGKQPDVLRPFDPLR, from the coding sequence ATGCGTGCGGACGGGACCGACGGAGTGCCGGGCAGTGCCGTGGTGGTCGGAGCCGGGGTCGTCGGATTGTCGACCGCCTGGTTCCTGCAGGAGCACGGTGTCGAGGTAACGGTGCTGGATCGCTCGGGCGTCGCGGCGGGCGCCTCGTGGGGCAATGCGGGGTATCTTTCGCCGGCCTTGTCGGTTCCCCTGCCCGAACCCGGTGTGCTGCGATACGGCTTGCGCTCGCTGCTGGATCGCGATGCACCGCTGTACGTGCCGGCCACGGCCGATCCGGGGCTGTGGTCGTTCCTGGCGAAGTTCGCCCGGCACTGCACCATGCGTTCCTGGCAACGTTCGATGCGGTCCTACGTCCCGGTGAACTCGGAGGGTCTCGAGGCCTTCGACGCGCTCGCGGCGGGTGGTGTGCAGGCCTCGACGACGAAGGCGCCGATCACCGCGGCGTTCGAGAAGCCCGAGCAGTCCTCCGGCCTGCGGCACGAGGCCGAGCTCATCCGCCGGGCAGGCCAGGAACTCGAGGTCACGGACGTCACTCCGGCGGAGACCGGCATTCCGCAGTTGTCCTCGCGGATCACCACGGTGCTGCGGCTGGAAGGTCAGCGCTACATCGATCCCGGGGAGTTCGTGCGAGCACTCGCTCGTTCGGTCGAAGCGCGCGGCGGTGAGATCCGCACCGGCTTCACGGCCGAAGGGATCGATCGAAGTGCGGGGCGGGTGATCGTCCGGTCGTCGGCGGGCAAGCGTGTCTCCGCCGAGACTGCCGTCCTGGCGAACGGCGCATGGCTGGAGCAACTTGCCAAGCCGCTCGGTGTCCGTACGCCGGTGCGGGCCGGGCGCGGCTACTCCTTCACGGTCCCGACCGAACAACCCGTGCCGGGGCCGATCTACCTGCCTGCGGCGCGCGTGGCCTGCACGCCGTATCAGGGCGGGCTGCGGGTCGCGGGAACCATGGAGTTCCGGTCGGCGGATGCAGCGCTGGACCGCAACCGCATCGAGGCGGTCGTGCGCTCGGCTCGCCCGTTGTTGGACGGCGTGTCCTGGCAGGACCGCCACGACGAGTGGGTCGGTCCGCGTCCGGTGACGCCGGACGGGCTACCGCTGATCGGCGCATCGAGCATGCCCGGTGTGTTCATCGCCGGTGGGCACGGGATGTGGGGAGTGACTCTCGGTCCGTTGACCGGTCGATTGCTGGCCGAGCAGATCGGTTCCGGAAAGCAGCCCGATGTCCTGCGCCCGTTCGATCCGTTGCGCTGA
- a CDS encoding PucR family transcriptional regulator translates to MVKLDRLVNVLGGYGAWLCCAPRREAELRSVALHDPTESEPGAEDVLLAVGVGSDAAPQLLGDTRATVVVFRTATLTEHARTLAEEHGVAVMLVDPAVSWGQLAGVVYGLVLEGRETEAGRGPTDLFALADSLAESVGGPVTIEDHRSGVLAYSRRQESADRARLETILGRRVPEEIRRELADREVFLHLASSDEPLFVGPLAGSEVDGRVVIAVRAGRELLGSIWVETPHPLDSRHEAALVDGARTVALHLLRTRASADLERQVESDSVLRLLEGSADAPAVISRLGLRGGRFRVVAVQAHTGGEHGAATLLAFERATTGFGWARPGRSALFANAVYTILPDDDDATSAREWVRALIRELPADVVVFAGIGGTAEPLQLAASRQEADESLAVHVGGPGRSSAVVYDDSWHEILLRRLRNAASTGRVPARGPVAELRRHDAERGTRYVETLRAWLECQGDLGASASRLAVHPNTVRYRLRKMAEVTPLDLEDPDKRLAMIIMLAVEEPSA, encoded by the coding sequence ATGGTCAAGCTCGACCGACTGGTCAATGTTCTCGGCGGATACGGAGCATGGTTGTGCTGTGCTCCCCGACGTGAAGCGGAGCTGCGCAGCGTTGCGTTGCACGACCCCACGGAATCGGAGCCCGGGGCGGAGGACGTTCTCCTCGCTGTCGGGGTCGGTTCGGATGCGGCACCGCAGCTGCTGGGTGATACCCGGGCCACCGTGGTGGTGTTCCGCACCGCCACGCTCACCGAGCACGCTCGCACGCTTGCGGAGGAGCATGGTGTGGCCGTGATGCTCGTGGACCCGGCCGTGTCCTGGGGTCAGCTCGCCGGTGTCGTGTACGGCTTGGTGCTGGAGGGCCGTGAAACCGAGGCTGGTCGTGGTCCGACGGACCTGTTCGCCCTGGCCGACTCGCTGGCGGAGTCGGTCGGTGGTCCGGTGACGATCGAAGACCACCGGTCCGGTGTGCTGGCCTACTCGCGCAGGCAGGAGAGTGCGGACCGAGCGCGGTTGGAGACGATCCTCGGTCGGCGGGTTCCGGAGGAAATCCGGCGCGAACTGGCCGATCGAGAGGTGTTCCTGCATCTCGCCTCCTCGGACGAGCCGCTGTTCGTCGGCCCGCTGGCCGGCTCGGAGGTCGACGGTCGTGTGGTCATCGCCGTACGAGCGGGCCGAGAACTGTTGGGCTCGATCTGGGTCGAGACACCGCATCCGCTCGATTCCCGGCATGAGGCAGCCCTCGTCGACGGGGCGCGCACCGTGGCACTGCACCTGCTCAGGACCCGTGCGAGTGCGGATCTGGAGCGGCAGGTCGAGTCGGATTCGGTGCTCCGGCTGCTGGAGGGCAGTGCGGACGCGCCTGCGGTCATCAGCCGACTCGGTTTGCGCGGCGGCCGATTTCGGGTGGTGGCTGTGCAGGCACACACGGGTGGGGAGCACGGTGCCGCCACGCTGCTCGCGTTCGAGCGAGCCACCACCGGTTTCGGCTGGGCGCGTCCGGGACGGAGCGCGCTGTTCGCCAATGCCGTATACACCATCCTGCCGGACGATGACGATGCCACGAGTGCGCGCGAGTGGGTTCGCGCATTGATCCGGGAGTTACCCGCCGATGTGGTCGTCTTCGCAGGCATCGGTGGCACGGCGGAACCCTTGCAGCTGGCTGCGAGCCGTCAGGAGGCCGACGAGAGTCTGGCGGTCCATGTCGGTGGTCCAGGACGGTCATCCGCGGTGGTCTACGACGATTCGTGGCACGAGATCCTGTTGCGCCGCCTGCGCAATGCGGCCTCGACCGGCCGTGTTCCGGCGCGTGGCCCTGTCGCCGAACTCCGGCGGCACGACGCCGAGCGCGGTACCCGATACGTCGAGACACTGCGGGCGTGGTTGGAGTGCCAGGGTGATCTGGGGGCGTCCGCTTCCCGACTCGCGGTGCATCCGAACACGGTCCGGTACCGGCTGCGGAAGATGGCCGAGGTGACACCGCTGGACTTGGAGGATCCGGACAAGCGACTTGCGATGATCATCATGCTGGCCGTGGAGGAGCCCTCGGCTTAG
- the pheT gene encoding phenylalanine--tRNA ligase subunit beta, whose protein sequence is MRIPVSWLTEHLDIAEDTSAETLAEAFVRIGLEVEEVTHLSSVQGPLVVGRVAEIEELTEFKKPIRYCRVEVGDAAGEQQSQNIICGATNFREGALVVVALPGTVLPGGFEITSRKTYGRRSEGMICSMRELGLGEDHEGILVLPAGSAEPGDDASEIVGLDDAVIELAVTPDRGYCFSVRGLARELSNALEVPYGDPAVRSVPEADGPSRAVSIQDTSACSRFVFRRVTGVDPAAPTPWWMRRRLALAGIRSISLAVDVTNYVMLELGQPLHAWDATKLAGDVVVRRANDGEELTTLDGVERVLDPDDIVICDDSGPVSLAGVMGGATTEIGVDSHDVLLEAANWDPASIARMIRRHKLPSEAGKRFERGVDPAVAPAATEMAADLLVRHGEGIIDAGRTDVGAPSAPAPVTMPLALPDKVAGIYYERGVTARRLSQIGCRIEVSTSDEGVGLVTATPPSWRPDLAQPADLVEEVLRLEGYHTIPSVLPSAPAGRGLEESQRRRRAVSRALAHDGYVEVLPFPFTGEDVLDKFGLAAGDPRRRTLSVLNGLEAERSVLATTLLPGLLDSLQRNVSRGQRDLALFHIGQVVLPGEKQAEAPDVGVTEPPSEEQIAALHAALPAQPTHVAAVLAGRRENTGWWGQGRDAGWADAIRAAHVVAEAAGVELTVTADDLAPWHPGRCARFQVGETVVGHAGELHPKVVDALELPKRTCAMELDFDALPLTDERPAPQVSAYPPVLLDVALVVDSAVPASELAEVVRSGGGALLEDVRLFDVYTGDRVGEGKKSLAFALRFRAGDRTLKQEEAIEARDAAVDAAKKHFDAALRA, encoded by the coding sequence GTGCGGATCCCGGTTTCCTGGCTGACCGAGCACCTTGATATTGCCGAAGACACGAGCGCGGAGACGCTGGCCGAGGCATTCGTGCGGATCGGGTTGGAGGTCGAGGAGGTCACCCACCTGTCCTCGGTCCAAGGTCCGCTGGTCGTGGGGCGTGTCGCCGAGATCGAGGAACTGACCGAGTTCAAAAAGCCCATCCGGTACTGCCGGGTGGAGGTCGGCGACGCCGCGGGCGAGCAGCAGTCGCAGAACATCATCTGCGGTGCCACGAACTTCCGGGAAGGTGCGCTGGTCGTCGTCGCGTTGCCCGGTACCGTGCTGCCGGGTGGGTTCGAGATCACCTCTCGCAAGACCTATGGTCGCCGCAGCGAGGGCATGATCTGTTCGATGCGGGAACTGGGCCTCGGCGAGGACCACGAGGGCATTCTCGTCCTGCCTGCCGGTTCGGCCGAACCCGGCGACGATGCCTCCGAGATCGTGGGGCTCGACGACGCGGTGATCGAACTGGCGGTCACACCGGACCGGGGCTACTGCTTCTCGGTGCGCGGGCTGGCACGGGAGCTGTCGAACGCGCTGGAGGTGCCCTACGGTGATCCCGCGGTCAGGTCGGTGCCGGAGGCGGACGGGCCGTCGCGTGCGGTGAGCATCCAGGACACGAGCGCGTGCAGCAGATTCGTGTTTCGTCGGGTGACCGGGGTGGACCCGGCCGCACCGACACCGTGGTGGATGCGGCGCCGTCTCGCGCTCGCGGGTATCCGGTCGATCTCCCTGGCGGTCGATGTCACGAACTACGTGATGCTCGAGCTGGGGCAGCCGCTGCACGCCTGGGACGCCACGAAACTGGCCGGTGATGTGGTGGTGCGTCGCGCGAACGACGGCGAGGAACTGACCACGCTGGACGGCGTCGAACGGGTTCTCGATCCGGATGACATCGTGATCTGTGACGATTCGGGACCGGTGTCGCTGGCCGGGGTGATGGGCGGCGCCACCACCGAGATCGGTGTGGACTCCCATGATGTGTTGCTGGAAGCGGCGAACTGGGATCCGGCGAGCATCGCCCGCATGATCCGCCGACACAAGCTGCCCAGCGAGGCGGGCAAGCGCTTCGAACGCGGTGTGGATCCGGCGGTGGCCCCCGCGGCCACGGAAATGGCTGCGGACCTGCTGGTTCGCCACGGTGAGGGCATCATCGACGCGGGGCGGACCGACGTCGGTGCACCCTCCGCACCCGCCCCGGTGACGATGCCGCTGGCGCTGCCGGACAAGGTTGCGGGCATTTACTACGAGCGCGGGGTGACCGCCCGGCGCCTGAGCCAGATCGGTTGCCGTATCGAGGTCAGTACTTCCGACGAGGGGGTCGGACTGGTGACCGCGACACCACCGAGCTGGCGCCCGGACCTGGCACAGCCCGCCGACCTGGTGGAGGAAGTGCTGCGTCTGGAGGGGTATCACACGATCCCTTCGGTCCTGCCTTCCGCGCCTGCCGGGCGAGGGTTGGAGGAGTCCCAGCGTCGCCGCCGCGCCGTTTCGCGGGCGTTGGCCCACGACGGCTATGTCGAGGTCCTGCCGTTCCCCTTCACCGGTGAGGATGTTCTCGACAAGTTCGGCCTGGCCGCCGGCGATCCGCGGCGCCGGACGTTGAGCGTGCTCAACGGACTGGAAGCCGAGCGGTCGGTGCTGGCCACGACTCTGTTGCCGGGTCTGCTGGACTCGCTGCAGCGCAACGTTTCACGCGGGCAGCGCGATCTGGCCTTGTTCCACATCGGGCAGGTGGTGCTTCCCGGCGAGAAGCAGGCCGAGGCCCCCGACGTCGGTGTCACCGAGCCTCCCTCCGAGGAGCAGATCGCCGCGTTGCACGCAGCGCTGCCCGCCCAGCCGACGCATGTGGCAGCGGTGTTGGCCGGGCGTCGGGAGAACACCGGTTGGTGGGGGCAGGGCCGAGACGCCGGCTGGGCCGACGCCATCCGGGCGGCGCATGTCGTTGCCGAGGCGGCGGGTGTCGAGCTCACGGTCACCGCCGATGACCTCGCGCCGTGGCATCCGGGGCGGTGCGCGCGGTTCCAAGTCGGCGAGACCGTCGTCGGGCACGCGGGGGAATTGCACCCCAAGGTCGTCGATGCCCTGGAACTGCCCAAGCGCACCTGCGCGATGGAGCTCGACTTCGACGCCCTGCCGCTGACCGACGAACGTCCGGCGCCCCAGGTGTCGGCCTATCCGCCGGTCCTGCTGGATGTGGCGCTGGTGGTGGACTCGGCTGTGCCCGCCTCGGAACTCGCCGAGGTCGTGCGCTCCGGAGGCGGTGCCCTGCTGGAGGATGTCCGGCTGTTCGACGTCTACACCGGTGATCGGGTCGGTGAAGGCAAGAAATCGCTCGCATTCGCCCTGCGCTTCCGCGCCGGGGATCGGACTCTGAAGCAGGAAGAGGCCATCGAGGCCAGGGACGCTGCCGTTGATGCCGCCAAGAAGCACTTCGACGCCGCCTTGCGGGCGTAG
- the pheS gene encoding phenylalanine--tRNA ligase subunit alpha yields the protein MSGANDPYDPKEVVALAPETLERAVDDARTAFAAAADLDELATVKPAHLGERSPLLTARREIGALPPKARSEAGKRVNEARESIQGAFDERRATLQVERDERVLREEAVDVTLPWDRVPTGARHPMTQLIERVSDVFVGIGWEVAEGPELETEWFNFDALNFGKDHPARTMQDTFHVAPENSGLVLRTHTSPVQVRSLLQRELPVYVVCPGRTFRTDELDSTHTPVFHQVEGLAVDKGLTMAHLKGTLDAFARAMFGADSTTRLRPSFFPFTEPSAELDVWFPEKRGGAGWVEWGGCGMVHPNVLRACGVDPEVYSGFAFGMGLERTLQFRNGIPDMRDMVEGDVRFTQAFGIGA from the coding sequence ATGTCTGGAGCCAACGACCCGTACGACCCGAAGGAGGTCGTCGCGCTCGCGCCGGAGACGTTGGAGCGCGCGGTCGACGATGCCCGCACAGCCTTCGCGGCGGCTGCCGACCTCGACGAGCTGGCCACGGTGAAGCCGGCCCACCTCGGCGAGCGCTCACCGCTGTTGACGGCACGCCGGGAGATCGGGGCACTGCCGCCCAAGGCGCGCTCGGAGGCGGGCAAGCGCGTGAACGAGGCGCGTGAGTCCATTCAGGGCGCGTTCGACGAGCGCCGGGCAACGCTTCAGGTCGAGCGGGACGAGCGGGTGCTGCGCGAGGAAGCAGTCGACGTCACCCTTCCCTGGGATCGAGTCCCCACCGGTGCCCGGCACCCCATGACGCAGCTCATCGAGCGGGTCTCCGACGTGTTCGTCGGGATCGGCTGGGAGGTTGCCGAAGGTCCCGAGCTGGAAACCGAGTGGTTCAATTTCGACGCGCTGAACTTCGGCAAGGACCACCCGGCGCGCACGATGCAGGACACGTTCCACGTGGCTCCGGAGAACTCGGGGTTGGTGCTGCGCACGCATACCTCGCCGGTGCAGGTCCGCTCGCTGCTGCAGCGCGAGTTGCCGGTGTATGTGGTGTGCCCCGGTCGCACGTTCCGCACCGACGAACTCGACTCCACGCACACGCCGGTGTTCCACCAGGTCGAGGGCCTGGCCGTGGACAAGGGCCTGACGATGGCGCACCTGAAGGGCACGCTGGACGCCTTCGCCCGTGCCATGTTCGGTGCGGACTCCACCACCCGGCTGCGTCCCTCGTTCTTCCCGTTCACCGAGCCGTCCGCAGAGCTCGACGTCTGGTTCCCGGAGAAGCGGGGCGGCGCGGGCTGGGTCGAGTGGGGTGGCTGCGGCATGGTCCATCCCAACGTGCTGCGGGCCTGCGGTGTCGATCCCGAGGTCTACTCGGGTTTCGCCTTCGGCATGGGCCTGGAGCGCACCCTGCAGTTCCGCAACGGAATCCCGGACATGCGGGACATGGTCGAGGGGGACGTCCGGTTCACTCAGGCGTTCGGCATCGGCGCCTGA
- a CDS encoding TrmH family RNA methyltransferase produces MSRGGPRSTRRSGAGAAPLTERSSRVAGARKLTRRAGRERAGAFLAEGAQAVRESLSAQSAGTAHVRDLFATEEAAARYPELYEAALAADIRVHDVTDRAAASLSETVTPQGLVAVCDLPAHPSGRTVDDVLTGSPLLVAVLVDVADPGNAGTVVRVADAAGCSAVVFAGDTVDPYNGKAVRASTGSVFHLPLARERDAEAVFAACRRAGLLSVGADGHAADDLDTAEVRGDLAGPTAWVFGSEAHGLAQRVAQLDSTLRVPLYGRAESLNLATAAAVCLYASARAQRRAGVGQRA; encoded by the coding sequence CTGAGCCGCGGGGGCCCGAGATCGACCCGGCGATCCGGGGCTGGGGCTGCTCCGCTGACGGAGCGCTCGTCCCGGGTCGCCGGTGCTCGCAAACTCACCCGGCGTGCCGGACGTGAGCGCGCGGGCGCCTTCCTCGCCGAGGGTGCACAGGCGGTGCGGGAATCGCTGTCGGCGCAGTCAGCAGGCACTGCTCATGTGCGCGATCTCTTTGCGACCGAGGAAGCAGCGGCGCGATATCCCGAGTTGTACGAGGCGGCCCTGGCGGCCGATATCCGGGTTCACGACGTCACGGACCGAGCGGCGGCCTCGCTGTCGGAGACGGTGACGCCGCAGGGACTGGTGGCGGTGTGTGATCTGCCTGCCCACCCGTCGGGACGGACCGTCGACGATGTGCTGACCGGCTCTCCCCTCCTGGTCGCCGTGCTGGTCGATGTGGCCGATCCGGGCAACGCGGGTACCGTCGTGCGCGTCGCGGATGCCGCGGGCTGTTCGGCCGTGGTGTTCGCCGGGGATACGGTCGATCCGTACAACGGCAAGGCCGTGCGCGCCTCCACGGGCAGTGTGTTCCATCTTCCGCTCGCGCGGGAGCGCGATGCCGAGGCGGTGTTCGCGGCCTGCCGCCGTGCGGGGCTGCTGTCGGTGGGGGCCGATGGGCATGCTGCCGATGATCTGGACACCGCCGAGGTGCGCGGTGACCTGGCCGGGCCCACGGCCTGGGTGTTCGGCAGTGAGGCGCATGGATTGGCACAGCGGGTGGCACAGCTGGACAGCACACTCCGCGTGCCCCTGTACGGGCGGGCGGAAAGCCTGAATCTGGCGACGGCGGCCGCGGTTTGTCTGTATGCCTCCGCGCGAGCACAGCGCCGTGCCGGAGTCGGCCAACGCGCCTGA
- the rplT gene encoding 50S ribosomal protein L20 codes for MARVKRAVNAQKKRRTILESTKGYRGQRSRLYRKAKEQMLHSQTYAYRDRRARKGDFRKLWITRINAATRQNGMPYNRFMQGLKAAEVEVDRKMLAELAVNDPQAFTALVDTARKNLPEGSA; via the coding sequence GTGGCACGCGTCAAGCGGGCAGTGAACGCCCAGAAGAAGCGCCGGACGATTCTCGAATCGACCAAGGGGTACCGCGGACAGCGCTCTCGGCTGTACCGCAAGGCCAAGGAGCAGATGCTCCACTCGCAGACCTATGCCTATCGCGACCGGCGCGCCCGCAAGGGTGACTTCCGGAAGCTGTGGATCACCCGCATCAACGCCGCCACGCGGCAGAACGGGATGCCCTACAACCGGTTCATGCAGGGGCTGAAGGCTGCCGAGGTCGAGGTGGACCGCAAGATGCTCGCCGAGTTGGCCGTCAACGACCCGCAGGCCTTTACCGCGCTGGTCGACACCGCGCGCAAGAACCTGCCGGAAGGCTCGGCCTGA
- the rpmI gene encoding 50S ribosomal protein L35, with the protein MPKNKTHSGTAKRFKTTGKGKLRRERAGHRHILEKKSSKLKRRLEGSTDVAANDVKKVNKLLGR; encoded by the coding sequence ATGCCGAAGAACAAGACGCACAGCGGTACGGCCAAGCGGTTCAAGACGACCGGCAAGGGCAAGCTGCGCCGCGAACGTGCGGGGCATCGGCACATTCTCGAGAAGAAGTCGAGCAAGCTCAAGCGTCGCTTGGAAGGCAGCACGGACGTGGCCGCCAACGACGTCAAGAAGGTCAACAAGCTGCTGGGTCGCTGA
- the infC gene encoding translation initiation factor IF-3, with protein sequence MSSETRINDRIRVPEVRLVGPNGEQVGIVRIEDALRLAEESDLDLVEVAPQARPPVCKLMDYGKYKYESAQKARESRRNQQQTVIKEQKLRPKIDPHDYETKKGHVSRFLGQGHKVKVTIMFRGREQSRPELGFRLLERLAEDVSELGFIEAKPKQDGRNMIMVLAPHKTSKGSKNKANAS encoded by the coding sequence ATCAGCTCCGAGACGCGCATCAACGACCGCATCCGTGTGCCCGAGGTCCGGTTGGTCGGACCGAACGGTGAACAGGTCGGTATCGTCCGCATCGAGGACGCGCTCCGACTCGCGGAGGAGTCCGACCTCGACCTGGTCGAGGTCGCCCCCCAGGCGCGGCCGCCGGTCTGCAAACTCATGGACTACGGCAAGTACAAGTACGAGAGTGCGCAGAAGGCCCGTGAATCGCGCCGCAACCAGCAGCAGACCGTCATCAAGGAGCAGAAGCTCCGGCCGAAGATCGATCCCCATGACTACGAGACGAAGAAGGGGCACGTGTCCCGCTTCCTCGGTCAGGGGCACAAGGTCAAGGTGACGATCATGTTCCGCGGTCGAGAGCAATCGCGCCCCGAGCTGGGCTTTCGCTTGTTGGAGCGGTTGGCCGAGGATGTTTCCGAACTGGGTTTCATCGAGGCCAAGCCAAAGCAGGACGGCCGCAACATGATCATGGTGCTGGCGCCGCACAAGACCAGTAAGGGCAGTAAGAACAAGGCGAACGCCTCGTAA
- a CDS encoding DUF1844 domain-containing protein, with protein MQHNVRELADVPSVEVISRAAVMLMSSAAEKLGLSEQDPDNAENRDLDEARRLITALAGLVISSVEYLGPHAGAIRDGLQTLQRAFREASAEPDPPGQGPGEKYTGPVY; from the coding sequence ATGCAGCACAACGTTCGCGAGCTCGCCGATGTTCCCAGTGTCGAGGTGATCAGCAGAGCAGCCGTGATGCTCATGTCCTCTGCAGCCGAGAAGCTGGGCCTGTCCGAGCAGGATCCGGACAACGCCGAGAACCGCGATCTCGATGAAGCACGGCGCCTGATCACCGCACTGGCGGGGCTGGTCATCTCGTCCGTCGAGTATCTCGGCCCCCATGCCGGTGCGATCCGCGACGGCCTGCAAACGCTCCAGCGCGCGTTCCGCGAGGCCTCGGCCGAGCCGGACCCGCCCGGGCAGGGGCCCGGGGAAAAGTACACCGGCCCGGTTTACTGA
- a CDS encoding J domain-containing protein, giving the protein MDGVDYYELLGVSRNASEAEIKSAYRSLARVMHPDAGGTSGTFRMLQEAYETLSDPVRRSGYDKATAGGTARPMPWFGTGTRARRDGRSREKDRERRSGDPNRQSRTRHFGGDPDFVPPETRPDPSNLPWWKTVDPGERLHYLPVTEHGHAPVLAAIGGWLLFLPGMLTIAPSLLVLTMWLVPVVAATGLLGLVPHRLPAGRADRAFSAEFGNSRVFGQPGAVRGEPAERLTAELMSEYLARLPGVRIFHGLSWPGSVFADVDHAVLCGRRLVLVESKMWLPGHYTVDDGGTFRRNGRQFRGGGTRLPEGIASYRELLPEIEVRGALVLYPSRAGETTTGDVAEVPVRPILPMGPEQFVREIGRWLSAEPATIDREAFRAVLERVV; this is encoded by the coding sequence GTGGACGGGGTCGACTACTACGAGTTGCTCGGGGTGAGCCGGAATGCCTCGGAAGCCGAGATCAAGTCGGCGTATCGCTCCTTGGCTCGGGTGATGCATCCCGACGCGGGAGGAACCTCCGGCACGTTTCGGATGCTGCAGGAGGCCTACGAAACGCTGAGCGATCCGGTGCGACGCTCCGGCTACGACAAGGCCACCGCAGGTGGGACCGCCAGACCGATGCCATGGTTCGGTACCGGCACACGGGCCCGGCGGGATGGCCGATCCCGGGAGAAGGACCGCGAGCGGCGGAGCGGCGACCCCAACCGGCAGAGCCGCACGCGCCACTTCGGTGGCGATCCGGACTTCGTTCCCCCCGAGACACGGCCGGATCCGAGCAATCTTCCCTGGTGGAAGACGGTCGACCCCGGCGAACGACTCCATTACCTGCCCGTGACCGAGCACGGGCACGCGCCCGTGCTGGCCGCCATCGGGGGATGGTTGCTGTTCCTCCCGGGCATGCTCACGATCGCCCCCTCGTTACTGGTGCTGACCATGTGGCTGGTGCCGGTGGTGGCGGCCACCGGGCTCCTGGGTCTGGTGCCGCATCGGTTGCCCGCCGGACGGGCCGATCGCGCCTTTTCCGCGGAGTTCGGGAACAGCAGAGTGTTCGGACAACCAGGCGCGGTCCGCGGTGAGCCTGCGGAGCGACTCACCGCGGAGTTGATGTCGGAGTATCTGGCCCGGCTTCCGGGTGTGCGGATCTTCCACGGTCTGTCGTGGCCCGGTTCCGTTTTCGCCGATGTGGATCACGCGGTGCTGTGCGGACGGCGGCTGGTGCTGGTCGAGTCGAAGATGTGGTTACCGGGGCATTACACGGTCGACGACGGTGGCACGTTCCGGCGCAACGGTCGGCAATTCCGGGGCGGTGGGACGCGACTGCCGGAAGGCATTGCCTCCTACCGAGAACTGTTGCCCGAAATCGAGGTACGCGGCGCGCTGGTGCTCTATCCCAGCCGTGCGGGCGAGACCACCACCGGGGACGTCGCCGAGGTGCCGGTCCGGCCGATCCTGCCGATGGGGCCCGAGCAGTTCGTCCGGGAGATCGGCCGGTGGCTGTCGGCCGAACCCGCCACCATCGACAGGGAAGCGTTCCGCGCTGTGCTCGAGCGAGTCGTGTGA